One Phyllopteryx taeniolatus isolate TA_2022b chromosome 12, UOR_Ptae_1.2, whole genome shotgun sequence genomic window, TTATGagaattaaattgtattattaaaaacataatttcttCTTCTCGCGAGATTAatatttttctagaaaaaaagcTATAATTGAGAGTAAgtcttcagtttaaaaaaattaaataaaatagtcaaatttaagaaaaatgtcCAAGATGGGAACTTTCATTTTGTTATAAAACCAAGTCTTGTTTTGCTACAAAAACATAATTAGGCAAGTATTATGTTCTGAGTAAAAGTCAATTCtataacatttaaataatattttctgtgggaaaaaacatgcaaaataaaaataaagtttaaaatagtttttattttaaaaatctaagTTGTAATGTTAGGAAATTAAAGTCATACTTTTTCTAGACAAGAAAAGTCGTCATTTGAGAATTAAGTAATGTTACAGGAATacattcttacattttttttaaaaaaggacaagAATCAAGTCATATGTTCAAAAGTTAGATGAAaatagtcgtttttttttttttttagaaagaagTAATGTGAGAATAAATAAAGACGATAGACTGTAGTCACTGACATATATTACATAGAtaagtacaataaataaatacataaataaacctCTGGTCCCATGATTGAACAAACAAAGAGTCCATGTATTCTTTCTCAGGAACAAAcgtttacaaaatgaaaacaccgCCAACTCTTCTTAAATACATTTATGATcgcaaaatgttattatttttgaaagaatttACACGTTCAAAGTCaacattttcttgaaatatcCCCTTAATGTGATGATACTACTTTTTTGTGTAAAATTAGTACTGTATTCTcctaaaattacacattttcccatttattcttttaaaattactCTGTTTTCTCTAAAATTTTCTCttattattacaactttattcttgtgaaattatgaagtttatttgtatttttttcaaaaatatgaaagctttattctcataatagtggattttattcttgtaatatatcTATTTTGGTAAGACTAAGCCGTGATTCTTGCagctttatgttttgttttgttttggtttttcttgGCATGGTGCTAATATTGTGTACAATTATGTGCACGACTCCACCTAGCAGGGCAACTACATTCTTACCATTAGGATGAAACATCTTTGACACAAATCGCACTGTAGGAGGTTTGTTAGGGTATTCTTCTGTGAACTCGACAATTAGTTTAAATGTGCCTGTGAGCAGAAACATAATGATTTTGTCATGTGTATTAGTCATTTATTACACCAGCTCTCATCCATCAGTCATAGGCAAGGAAATTAAAAGACCTACCATCTTCAAATGGAGTTCCTTCAGGGCTGAAACAAAAGATAATTGTGCATTaacaatttcattattttaggCTTAAAAGACAATTAACGTACTACATTGGTGCCGTGACTCGCGAGTGCAGTTTGTCGCTGTTGCTTTATGTTGCGAGCTTCAGATACCCCACCGCTCGAGGGActtgagaggggggggggggggtcaaatgcCGCAATTAAGGTACGGTAATGCTcctgcatgtgggcaaggagagccacagtcgctgatgcactttcagtTGTCTGGTGAACAGGACAAAcagccaaacacacaaatgcaaaatgaaaataccTGCAAGGAGCTGCTATAGGCCACAGCTCATGCCCAGATGCTGACCCGCGGACTAAACGCGTGTTAACCGGCCAACTAGCTGACTCCTACTCCTGATGTTACTGACTAGGCCACTCGACTTAAAAGGCAGACAtcgaacacacaaatactacagtcattacactttataaaaccagtttatttcattatattcTCTAGTAATATGCTTTGTTTTTTATACAACACAGGGCtatacttcataaaaaaaacatgtaccacaaaatctttttttttttttttttttttatgacgacACAAAAGAATACCGTAGCAACTTAGCTGCagtaatagtatttttttgcagataaagaatatgtattgttatattgtctgtcgatAAATGTCGCTGCACTGCTTGTGTTCAAAAATCAGTTGGGTAAAAGGGTATAATGACTGCGACGTTTATGCTCGTttggttagcccgtctatggcgttctGTATCgtgttttagcattaagctagtggatttTTATAAGTCATGTGGTTGGGTTGAATACAGAAGGTGCAAGTCTCTctcttttgtttagttttacaataaacatCAACTGGGAACAGCAatacacagcttgaagcaaccAGCACAATCTGCTGCTTGTGAAATTTGCTGCCACCAAGTCATAACTCAGTTTTACTCGCAaggcaggaaaaaaattaaataataatgaccAGCCGATAGCTCAAAATCTTACAAaacaggggggtggggggggggatgtgcaAGGCAGGTCACTCGTAAGTCGAGGAACCACTGGATGAGTAAATTGAGTGACACacttggtcacagaacgaattgaacttgtaaatcaaggtaccactgtattcgGTACATTAGGGCTTACCCAAAAATGACTGCATTCCACACCATGATGTTGTTTTCTGATGGGGCTCCACTGACACCAGCTGGGGGGTCCTCTTGTAGCCTGTACAACCGAATAACAAGAACAATTGAGCCTTTTTGATGGCTAGTGATAATTGAGTGGTAGCTGTCGTGATAAATTCATGTACTTAACTGCTGTACATACTTAATAACACTAACTTTACGAGATACTTTATAACTTGCTCCCAAAGACAAAGTAAAAGGTGGACACCGACAAAGTGTTTCCTGACAGCTTCCGCCATTGCTCTGTTGTTTACTTACTAAAGAGTTCACAAAGAAAGTATACATCGACGACAAaattggcataaaaaaaaaaaaaaaaagtttttttttttttttttttaacttgtcaaACAATACATGAGCACAATTGCTTTCCACTGGCTAAATATTAGCTCGTTCGAAACTTGGGTACACGCAGGCGGCTAACGTACTGGATGTATTCTCTAATTGCTAGCCTGTTAGCAAACGTGACATTTAATATACTTTTCACATACATATTATCTTTAagtttataatatatatatatatatatatatataccccgGTTCTTTGGGTTTCGACCTCGCTCGGCTCTACCATGTTAGCCGCTTTAGACAAATCATTACGGGCGACACGCAAGCAAGCAACTCACCGTTTAAAATCTCTCATGAGTCTTCTTCTCGCCGGTGTGGACATGGTCCAACTGTTGCGAATGGCCTcaaattgtattatatttggTGTTGTGGTGAGaacgtttttttattattattatttctgccGTTAatgtttatctaataacatCCTCGTGGAACCGCCTCCAAATTCTCGTTCTGATAATCCGGTCTGGTTAGCCCAGCCCCTTTAAATAGAAGATACCATGTGTGAATGAATAGAGGTGGGTATACTACTAAATGACACATAACGGCCATATATATTGTACTAAAATTACATAAATAGAGGAATTATCTTGTTGCAGTCAATGTTTTAGTCTG contains:
- the ube2al gene encoding ubiquitin conjugating enzyme E2 A, like isoform X1; this encodes MSTPARRRLMRDFKRLQEDPPAGVSGAPSENNIMVWNAVIFGPEGTPFEDGTFKLIVEFTEEYPNKPPTVRFVSKMFHPNVYADGSICLDILQNRWSPTYDVSSILTSIQSLLDEPNPNSPANSQAAQLYQENKREYEKRVSAIVERSWRDS